TGCTGTCACCAGGTGTCCCAGGAACCGTAAGCTGGCTTGGTGAAAgttgcatttcttttcattCAGCTGCAAGCCTGCCTCTTTGAGTCGCTGCAGTACAGTTTCCAGAGCTATGTCATGCTCCTGTGCTGTGCGCCCATAGCAGATAATGTCATCCAGGTAGTTCTGCACATTAGGCACACCCCTTAACACTGTTGCCATCAGCTTTTGGAATGCTGCAGGTGCTGATGCTAGGCCGTAGGGGACTCTGCAAAACCGGAACAGCCCTTCATGTGTGATGAAAGCTGTTAAATCTTGACTATCGGGATGCAGCAGCACTTGATGATATGCACTCTCAAGGTCAATGGTTGAGAATACAGTAGCACCTGTCAGAGTGGAGAGCAATTCCTCCATGTGAGGAAGAGGGTGGCTGTCCACTATGATGGCTTTGTTGGGCTCTCAAAGgtccacacacattcaaattccTCCTGTTTTCTTCTGTGTGACCACTATCGGTGAGACCCAAGGAGAAGCATCGATGCGCTCTATCACTCCAGCTGAGAGGAGGCGATTCAGCTCCTCTGACACAGCAGTTTGCACTGAGAAGGGAAGGCGTCTCAGCTTTTTACGCACAGGAACAGCTGTTGGTGAAACTTTCACCTGGTGCATGAAACCTCTGGCACATCCCATGGTTGCAGGTGAGGCTGTCTGTGTGGTGAGATACCCCACTGAGGCTGCagaggacggaggaggaggtgatGCAGATGGTGAGTATACGCTGTTACCCTCAATGCGCAGGTGGAGAGCAGATATTAAATCCCTCCCCATAAGAGCAGTCCCTGAGTCCACAACATAGAAGTTGGCTGGGCCTTTAATGCCATTCATGTGAACAGTCGCCTGCATGCAGCCCAGCACCTTAATAGGGCTCTGTGAATATGTTACCAGCCGGACAGAGGACTGATGGAGGGGAGCTTCCTTGAAATGCTCCTCGTAGATGCATCGGGCTAAGACAGACACGGAAGCACCAGTATCCACAGTTAGCTTCACTGCCTTTACTACCTTTGCTGCTTGAATGTCCACTGTACACTGTATTCTATCAGGAGCATCTGTTCCATCCACAAGTAGGAGTGTGTATTCAGGCATTTCAACCTCTCTCACTGCATGAGTCTGCAGAGACCGACACACGCGTGCAAAGTGTccttttttattacaatttcTGCAAGTTGCTTTTGCTGCTGGACATTCACGTGAGTTGGCAAGGTGTTTTTCTGAACCGCAGCGGAAGCAGGTACGTGCAGAGGAGGCTGAGGCAGGTTTATGAGCTGGTCTTGCAGACGAGCCCTGACATGCCTGCCTTCGCCTGCATGCTGTATTCTGAGTCTGCACAACATGTACAGGTAAGTGCTGATCACCTGCCATAGACTTAGCTTGCTCACTTGCTGATTCAAGTGGATATTGTAATATCTTCAGCTAATGTCAGGTTTGCCTTTAATAGCAATCTCTCCCTAATGCGAGAGTTAGCCACATGCTCCGCGAGCTGGTCTCGAATCATGTCATCTGTATTGGAAAACTCACATGTTGCAGCAAGTTCTCTTAATGCAGCAATGTATTGCACTATGGACTCCTGGGGTCCCTGGACTCTTTTTCTGAAAGCATGGCGCTCTACAACCACATTCGCTGTAGGCGTGCAGTGTTCTCTTAATGCAACAATGGCTGATGCTAGGTTATCACCTCTGTCTGGCAAAGTATGAAAGATCCGCTGTCCTTCTGAGCTCAAGCAATGAAGTAATAGTGCTCGTCTCCTTACCTCTGGCCATGCATTTCCACTTGCACCAATAACAAGAAGGTAATTCTCAAACATCCTCACCCATGTCTTGAAAGGAATTGCCGGCTCTCCTGGGCATGGCAGAAAAAGGTCTGGAAATGGTGCATTCATGGCCATCTTcacttaaaaacatttacaggTCCGCCTCGTCGCCAGTTTGTAGTGTTTATAAGTGAAATAaatcaggaagaggaaggaTAGTTACCGATTTTAATCAGAGTAGCAAGACACATGCACCACCATGGCATACAGGCAATTGCAATCCACACTCtactagtgttgtgtcgttcgcaaacgattcgttcaaaagaacaaatcttttgggtgaacgaaGTGTACTGAATCACTTTGTGAAACGATTCGTTCGCGAACATGAACTGGTAGTTCACTGACTGATTATCGTGCgcagttcagtgattcgttcactgaacgtactaCGCCCAccccgaatcgttcgcgaacgacagtACACTTGCCCGAATCGTTCGTGAACaacagtacacttgcccgaATCATTCGCGAACaacagtacacttgcccgaATCATTCGCAAACGACACAACAGTACTTTTGCCCGAAttgttcgcgaacgacacaacaatAGTTTGTTTGTTCATCTTGCTGTAGCGAATGAGGAGTCTCTGACGAGGAAAGTGGGTATGGAAatatggataataaatggataataatcgaacatcactgtcaagtgtgctgtttattttcaatgaaataacaagcctttttttaaaaacatgtctcaaagtaggATAGCCAAGGCTACTATTTTATCGACTACACTTTATGAGAAAACGATAGCCTACTTAGCCAACGTATATctgcactttctctttcaagcagccgttagaacaagtcacggtaaagaaatcagcatctagggctaaaacaacacattttgggaaatttagtaaaataaaatggccatatcaaacacattctttcaaactaaattgtttagaataaaatcgaaacgaaaacaaaattctattaaaaataggggaaaaaaagtgcttggttctttggctattaaatattctgtgggaaaatgctctgtctatagcctactttttaaactggaaaCCTACAttcaattgaaatgaaataatgtgcTAATATATGAACAGCGGTTCGCCTGTTTTCATTTGCGGTAGGCTACTAACAGTCACGATTTTTCGGTACACTAGgtcgaaccccccccccccccccccccccccccccgcttgaCAAgttctgcacccccccaccccccacccgcttGCCGACATGCattcccgcccccccgcccggggcgaccgaccgaccgacgcCAATAGTTACGCTACTGATTCGgtgaacaaatcttttgaacgaatcgttTTAGTGAACTGCTTCTACTGATTCAGTACACTAAAAAGAACTGTTTTGCCGATCACTACACTATACGTCACTTCCTGCCTTTTCCCTATAGTGCATTACACCACAGCACCACCTAGTGGTATTATTATAATAGAACAAATACTAACTGAACACAACACCAACCATCTCCGAATTGCTCCAAAATGGTGTCATTTCTTATTAGGGTTGAGCCGAATACTCAGATGAAACGAGTATCCGGTACGGATAATGTACGTTTTACGAGCATGTGTACCAtccgagtaaaatgtgtcaatatccgTACTCATGGTGAAGGAAAATCCTCATTGGGTAGCTGAGTCCAGTGTCCACATCGTTCCGTGATAGGCCAGCCagacacagagctcctcctctacacagagcctatacaaagttcactgctgTGCTGCGCCcacacaatacaaaacaatctTGCTATAGTAACAGACACTCTGTCTACAGGGATATATTATCTATTGtcatatattttcaataaaataaagtttgcaattctcagattcggctcaacacattattctcaccatagctaaacacacatttactggacattcacacgtaagcacatattgctgattacaaacagacatgtctagcttctagcttgctacagtggggctaactagccagttagctagtgACTACATGATAaagcatgtacttgtatttcctaCATTTAgcgatctcatacacacactctactagcatcattgacatcctagcattcttatacatccactgtacaaatgcaacatcacttttgtgcacatttagacgttgtcgctcacctgaaatcacaacacatagcctacattacatcgtggttagccaactgtaacctAGCGCGCTCTGTCTGCTACTGTCTTCACACcgtcaattcattttttaaaaaattataaaaccagagtaacgataacagcgtcttttactgctagagtgaatgcgatgataagaagattttcggttacgctgaactacaaaacactattccaaaagcaaaattagacatgttatacattgttaggaatcttatactctcacctactgaataaatgaattgtcaatcaagccagactgtactaaaaagggcgacaacgtcgtaaacgacacgtgtggtattacgcataGCTATTTTGTAAGGTACCCagacatcacaaatgcgcgtatatttcacaaaacggattgtccaagacaatgtatgaccacgcagtctcaaaagggacatctctacacgtaaaaccaacggtaaggttgtatatttattccatatttagtcccagatattgactgtagaatgacatggtatcatttttaaaaactttgtctcgtttattttgttattcagtgagcagtgttttgactgctgtattggcatatcttagggctattgtcgggtttatcttgttgctatgacggaatacgatttttgagtggtgaaagaatatttttatgaatgcccagatagacaatattgtccattagctgggtgggagggtgtagttgcagatgagactgcagggagggggtgacGCGTGTTAAACGAATGACcagagtgacaatggtggcactgcaaaactccgtattcggcatagttgtcatgtatagTCTACTAacgaaaataaaacaaggtgTTTCTGTtattaactcatactttggttgcagtagcactgaatgtctgagttcagtaatctcggcgcGCCGGCGTGCCAACCACTGGGGGCTTTGCGCTGGTAAGAGGTTAAAATACCAACTTCCGGGTAGGTCCCGCCCACTTCtggtttaagccccgcccattccgAGTACGGATACGGatacagatcattttgttggttgaacagatatgGATACGGATACGGATAATGGTGGACTTGCTCATCCCTATTTCTTATGTTGTCATCACAACTGAACTATGATGTTTGAGTTTTAAAATTAGcaccatttttacatttttacatcatgtttaaatatttgcaccaaaacataaaaatggatTTTCAACATATTCCTCATCAGAGGCCTCctagaaaaaggtttttttttttaaaattacatcaaTGTCAAAGTCACACAAGGTTAAACACATAGCCTAGCCTGTTTATAAATAGtacgcatatacacatacaggtTATCTTAACGAATATCACCCAAAAGCTAAGACATAGCTGGGAAAACATCTTTtggaaaatgcaaattaaaaagcTTGACATTGCATGTTGGTTAGTTTTTTGCACCCTTCTGAGCAATTTGAATTCTCCATACATgaagatataaataaaaagaaacaaaacaaaaaaattaactaactagtatctgtactttacttgagtatttacttttttggaaacttatgacttttactccaccacatttgaaagataaatattgcaCTcttgactccactacatttctatgaaggttgtcgttactcgttactttgaagcatagctttgaagtcaacagttgaatatttttttcttttctaaaatgcgattggccacacgctgtgttcctcacaggagaaaaaccaatcacagtagcctactcctaATACGCTGTCGGTCAAGTTCAAAGTGCTTGCTTGTTGCACCAGTggttgaacagttcaatttgaacttggcAGCGGTAATTATGGCAACGGCAGAAGATAAGGATGATTCTTCGCCACCAGAGCACCCATGGCCATATCTCAAGTCCATAtttgagatttgtgaaattcaaaaagattaatattgttttaaatgtttgctctgcttaCCGCGCTCAAACTACATCGCTGCATTCAAAAACTCGGCGTCcaacctgaaaaagcatgtcgagGTATGTAAACGTTAGCTAATGGTAGCCCGTAGCCtgctaattatgaagttgtctgagcttgtagtggttgcagtttttatgctaggattggtcagatgaaattttatggaatttgagtgaagggtcatccaactgtttcacatttcaggcaatgctatctatcatcaggggttaaattgggggtggacgcgggtggacggcgtccacccacctttggtaaataaataaataattttgaccggcagttttacaaataactatgacaatccagtccatgtaggctccagtccatgtgttccctccagccagttactcgctcaaccaatcaaaaatcagaagaaaaaaaaaggaggaacagtcgtttatatagacagcacagaaagaaaaatattgttgattgtcttgattgattggaagcggacgcggttggcagtttcattaacatgtaatttaatctatgcaacattttaaagagaggtgaataaacagcccccacgaacgccggctattattaacggcaactttgattgcttgagcaaaatcagcaggttgctggtcagcagctaagctaggattgaatatttcccacatatataacgttttattcagcggcgactggtggggcgcaaaactttaatttaaactaattattgatctcaacctgttttcattagtaattttcctttataatcaagcgtgccagcgatcggattaatcaaatgacaagtagcctaacacacagcgtcttcataccatgttagggggattaaatcataaattcaatgtatccgttaaaaatccgttttaatcaccaagtagtctacacttaacaaataagatacaccagtctgttatctactatgttagctctcagaataaccagcaaaaacaaaacttgcacttcatttgtgtttacaatctagcctacgCCAGGGGCGTTGGCTGGACTGTTAACCATCAGGGGCTGAGCCCAGATTCTTCTCCgaaacacttttaaaaacgTACTTCTAAATAGACTGtttccatgcatttttttcttgcatgtGAGGGCTACGCATtgcttaaaaaatgtgaaaattgaaGAAGAAACGAAGGGTTTGGAATTGATTTACCATATAATCTGAACATGAATATTCCAGCCACTCGAATGTCTCAAACCAAAATGAGCGTCATATCGGATACCTACTACCATTATTACTAGGCCTACATGATGGAAAACCCATAATACAATGGCAATTTCATGAATGAGAGTTGAAAACGGCTAACTACTCAAAGTGACTGAGTAAACtttcataatttggttgcaaaATCATTGTTACCTGTGGAAAAATGAAGACAATGACTGaattctgtctttttaaaattatattatctGGTTAAATTTAGCCTACTTCAGTATTGTTATGACCCAACTTGTCCAAGCTACAATGTAAGAAGGGAAACAGACATAAGGTtaagattaaatgaaatgactgaatttatttgtaattagaaagaaagaaagaaagaaatagaaCTGTGTTCTCTGAAGCTAATAAACAGTGCTTGCAAGTAAGTGAAAAGAACAGTCTTTAAATCTATGAATGATTAATATTTCTTAGTAAGTTTGCCagaaaaaacaatcacatttttttaattatcaaaaTGATCAATAATCAGGGATTCTTTCAAATTTTAGCTAAAGGGAGGGAAGCCCATAATCTGGAACTAATTACAAACAAAACCCAAGACCGTATATTAGCTGATATTTAATGTACTAAATTGCCAATCaaagttattttttagtttGATAAATAGTCTAATTTCCAATCCGtaaaagtaggctatataaGCTACTCCATAACGAATGGAAGTGACGATAGAGTAGGCCtttaatttttatgttataTAAATGCTTAGTGTATAACTGTATGTGTGAGGGCATGAGTTAGAGAGGGAAAAGGGATGGAAGGGGTTGTGACATTCTGAAACTGAGTCTCTGAATATGTCCGCACTTCTCTTCTTGATGCTTTGAGGGTGGAAGTGCTAGGCTGAAGCGTCTTGTTTTTAGCTTTGCAAATCTGTTGGTGACCTTCCCATGGTCCACATCAGCCAACATCTCCCTCTCAATTGACATTATAGCCAAATTACGTAGCCTGTCCTGACCCATTGTATTCCTCAGCCATGTGTACAGTTGGCGCAGGGCACTGAAAGATCTTTCACAACAGCAGCTGGTGACTGGGATGGTCAAAGAAGCTTGAAAGATGGCCTTAAGGGAGGGGAACATATCACTATCCAAAAGGGAAAAGACACTTTGAATGCTGGGTACTAtgccttttatttttctgtcaagGAAATGCTTTGCGACAGTAATCTCTTCAGGCTGTAGGCGGATGCTGTAATGATCAGCATGTTTGAGTGCATCTTCATTCAGGAACTGCTCTGAGGCAGGGTGACATGCCTGTATGCTCATCAAGATTTTTTCCCCAACTCCAGAAAACCTATTCTGAAGCTCCTCCAGCATTCTATCAAGAGCTGGAAAGAAGACTCTCCCTCTCAGATTATCTCCAGTAGTGAGGTCTGACCTTGTGCCACAAGATGTCTCGACTACATAGTCCTCCATATTTTTTCGCTTCCTCTGTGTCCCAGTAGCTTGAATATCAAGATCTTCACACAGGGCCTTGGTCTTCTCATACACTTCATGTGCTTTCTCATCGTTCCGGTAACTTTTGAGTGTACTCTGAACTGCCGTTTTATATTCTATTGCCTCCACCAAATCAACTGTGTCTGAAACATGACAAGTATGTAGATGGTACTGAATCTGCAAAGCTTGCTTTCCAGTCCCTTAGCTAGAGGTGCTGAAATGCTCCCTAAGGTCTGGATCAAAGCAGGGAGGTTTTGTAGAGTGGCATTCACAGACTCAATCTGGCACACCCAGCGAGTCTTGGACAGCTGGACAAGTTCTCTGTCCCCTACCGCTAGTTGCTTCTTAAAGGCTTGTAATTTATGTTGGTGGACAagtgatgtggaaaaaaaagagtagaGACACTCCAGGAGATCTAAGAAGTCGCATGCCTCTGGGATGGCTTTGCAAGGGGAGCAAAGGACAAGATTAAGTTAATGGGCATAGCAATGGATATATAGTGCCTCTGGATGCTTTTGTCTGAATCGAGCTTGTACACCTCTCACTGCTCCACTCATAACAGAAGCACCATCGTAGGATTCAGCAGCGCATGTAAGGTGTCTTATTCCATGTTTCTCAAGTTGCTTCTCTATGGTGTCAGTGATGGAGCTAGCATCAAATACCTCAAGCTGGGAAAATCCAAGGAACCTCTCTTTCAGCAAGCCGTGAGGATTAACGTATCGCACACACAATGCAAGCTGCTTCGAACGATGATCCCTTGCTTCATCcaccattatattacatttttgccTCTTTAATCTCAGAGATGATCCTTGAAGTTATAACATCAGAGGTGCTTtgtatcatttcattttgggaTGATGGTGAGAGGTAGGTTACATATGATGGCGGTTTGTATGTTTGCAGGAAAGGATCAAACTTCTCAAGAAGCTGCATGCACTCCATAAAATTCCCTTCATTGTCACTGTCTGGTGCTTCACTGTGACCTCGAAAAGCAATCCCCTGCTTCCCAAGAAAGGCTGTCACTGCTGCTATACGTCTGAGATACTCCCTACGATCCACAATCTCACTGATGTTTGCAGCTTGCAGCTGCACTGTGATGTCCCGGTGGACCTGTGTGGCTTTAAAGCTCTTCCAACACATCACTGAAGCCTTGTGCATATTGGATTTTTCATGCTCCCTAAAAGAATCTAATGCTCTCTTCCAGTTTGTGTAACCTGTGGTGGTGAGTGTATCCTTTTGATCCCTTACCTGTTTTAGTTTGCCATATAATCTGCACATGAAGCAGAATGCTGAATTGGAGGTTATAGAGTATTCCAGCCACTCAAATGTATCAAACCAACTTGGTTGGAATGATCTTTTTTGCTGGCCAAACATGCTGGATGGAAAGCAGTGATGTTTTACTAGCCTTGGCCCTGTATCTGCAGTCCCCAAATCAATGAGTTCAGTTGGGATGTTTCCTGCTGCCTCTCGGGATATTCGCTGCCCTCTGTGCTGGTCTCCCTTATCTTTACTGTCTATTTTATCTCCCTGTTCTGtctcctttccttctctttctcctgttctctcttcctcctctatCCTGTCTGGCTCATCTGTAATAATTGTATCAGTAGACACAAAAAATAATGGTCAATTCTCCAGCTCTAcgacaaataaatgaacatcaacatacataaaaatgtcCCCATTAAAATGAGTGTCACATCAGATacctattatcattattactataTGACAGAAAATCCGCAACACATAATACAATGGCTGTTATGTTCTGAGTTTTGTCTCCCCCTAACGGTAATTTTAGttatgcagtttattttcatgCCCACGCATGGACTTCTCTCTCTGCCACGTTTCTCATGGTTTCATTACCTCTCGTTCACTCCGTTTCCCAGCACCTTcggtatgtttttttaaataaaatttctgtTATGTTATTGTGACATATGAGTGGCGGTCTGGGAAAACCCTTCACATGGtgaaattttgacattttcagctgGTCACAAATCTAGAAACATGAGATTTatccctatttaaatgtttttgaattgttGAATTATCTCAATCAGAGCCAAAGCTATGATGTTTTAAATCCTTCTTGCGCCGTGAAgtagaaatggagaaaaactgcCTCAAAGATTCCATTCAGTTCCACAGAATTCTATTTCTagctacaaaagaaaaaacaccaacactaagctttgtttttgttaaatgattgtcattgtatttattatgtgaGACAACACAAAAGTATTCTttgaaattatataataataataataataatacttctactactaataataataataatccatgtAACATGCTTATGCTAAATTTTGAGGAGGCAGCACTAAAATCAGTTGAGAAgtactaaagaaaaaaacaaaaacaccttgGTTTATATCAATAACTGAACATCACCAgtattatttcaatgaaatataGAAATAGATTTTAACAGTAGAAGTACATGTAACAAGcatcaacaaacaaaattgtgttttacaaattattgtcattgtattagGGTTAATTATGTGTGACTATCATAAAAGTATtctttgaattaaattttacaatttGACATGTCAATCACCTTCTGAATagtattatacaaatatattttaacaaggtgatgaaaatgtacatttaaaagcacaagaaaaaaacatcaacaaacacGTTTTTCCTTGAGTCATTTGCTGCAGCCCTTCActgtacacctacacacacactgcactgtaaacCTACTCCTCCCCATTGAACACTGCAATTCTCCTAGGCTTGGGGACTGTTGGACACGGACAGGTGGTGTCTTTATAGGTATCAGCAGTAAATGGCCTTATTTCTTCATAGAGGTACCACTGCCGCTTCGCATCGAGTCTTTTGGTAGGATCTGGTCTGGCATTTTGCTTGGCAGGGGCACTCCTCCTCTCAGAAGATCTTGCTGGGTTGCACCACTGTCACAGAActcttttatttcaattatgcCTGACCCCTCACGAAAGTGAAAGTGGTGGTTTTTCTTTATTCCTCCAACTTTCCTGAAGTATGTGCTGAGGAAGCTCGTCCAGTCATATGTTGGCACAATGACCTCTCCATTTTCCTTGCCGCAGACTTGAGCAATGTTGACATGGGAGGATTCCTCGACCACCTTGACAATGTCATTTAGACAGTCTACCCTTGTCCTTCTGAACAAGCGTTTCACAAGAGCAAAGCACCAGTCACAACTAAATTTTGTGTGTCCAGCTAGCAGGAAGGAGAAGGTGATGTTCTTGTGACGCCCTGTTAGCACCCTCCACATCAAGTACCACATCATTgtggagtttttgttttgtccactGCAGTTATCTGCATGTAAATGGACATCTTCTTCACCCATGCCATAGTGCTCAAAGAAGTAGTGAAGGAGTGACACTACACAGTTGGCACCTTTCCCTGACTGACAGTACCAGCACAGGTCAGTGGCAGGGCGCATGGTCGACACAAAGGGTACTAACTGCTGCCATATTCGACGAAAGGTTCTCAGGGTTACCATTTGCATGCCAGCATTCTCCACTGCTGCGCAGTACTGCTCACAGACCGTCCTCTTGCTGCAGTTGGTTGGCAGCAGTTTTACATCTGCCTTCCAATGCCTTGGTGTGCAGCCTGGAAGAATGATCGCATTCGCCTCTGCATAGTTGAGGATGAAATCCACAATGGCTCTTGTGTCCtgcaattttaatgcatttgcagGAAGCCTCTTATTCAGCTTGTGGACCCTTGCTTCCACCCCAGCAGCCTTGCAATGCttcattaatgcattcaatttGTCCTGCCCAACCCCATGGAGATATTTGAAAACATCACGGCAGATCCTATGCCCATGATAGTAATAATCAGTACGGTGGGCTAAACgctgtgtctgctctctcttcctggaCCTTGATATTGTGTCAGAGAGATGCATTCCACAAGAAAGCTTGGAGAGAATGGCAATGTCAAGCTCTTCACGAGACAGGTTGAGGTACTGCAGACGGACATCAAGGAACTCTCCTCTTTGGGAAATCTGGTATGGCAAGGCTTTCCTTCATTAAGCTTGCAGCAGCAATGACAATCTACTACAGAAGGGCCAGCATCACCATGGCCAGGAGGAATGATTTTATCGGCCAGATTTTCGAGAGTTGGATGTgactctgtttttaaaaaaaaaaaaaaagtcaatgttACTATGTGAAAACTAATGCATTTCATAGACCGAAGTCTACTACTGAACCAAGTGGATCTCCTTGTGTCCTTGgtattgataataaaaaatactactactactactactaataataataataataataataatactaattcaTTCACACAGTCACCCCTCAaagaacaatttattttcataagccttatgtaatgtttgtaatgtattATAGGGtaactccttatttatttatttgcatttaaacttatttaGGCTTAACCTTACCATATGACATGTTTGATGTTTTCATACGGAAAGCTGACACAGCGGTTTCATGCGAATAAGATAGCTAGTTTATTCTCACTCATGGTCAGTATAgtgaataataatcataatttatgACAGCCCTGAATAGGTACATAGTTTCATTGGCTCACCTGACAAGTCATCGTCTTCATCACTGTCCATCTCTCCGGTTTCGGGCGCAAAAACAAGACGAGCCGTTTTTCGAGGAGCAGGATCTCTATCGTAATTCCTGTCACTTGATTCATCACTCGATCCAGATAcctcactgtcactgtctctgAGATTAGGACCACTTGTGAAATAATCACTGATTAACTGTCTTGTTTCAAAGCTATTGGAAACGTTACTCATGTTAATAGAAGACAATTCATTCAAACAACGGGCTACATCGCTATCCTG
This window of the Anguilla anguilla isolate fAngAng1 chromosome 1, fAngAng1.pri, whole genome shotgun sequence genome carries:
- the LOC118212563 gene encoding uncharacterized protein LOC118212563; translated protein: MHLSDTISRSRKREQTQRLAHRTDYYYHGHRICRDVFKYLHGVGQDKLNALMKHCKAAGVEARVHKLNKRLPANALKLQDTRAIVDFILNYAEANAIILPGCTPRHWKADVKLLPTNCSKRTVCEQYCAAVENAGMQMVTLRTFRRIWQQLVPFVSTMRPATDLCWYCQSGKGANCVVSLLHYFFEHYGMGEEDVHLHADNCSGQNKNSTMMWYLMWRVLTGRHKNITFSFLLAGHTKFSCDWCFALVKRLFRRTRVDCLNDIVKVVEESSHVNIAQVCGKENGEVIVPTYDWTSFLSTYFRKVGGIKKNHHFHFREGSGIIEIKEFCDSGATQQDLLRGGVPLPSKMPDQILPKDSMRSGSGTSMKK